From Fusobacterium sp. DD2, the proteins below share one genomic window:
- a CDS encoding helix-turn-helix domain-containing protein, whose protein sequence is RYSYEFKRMCIELYRLGRYPETPDGVPTQKFRNEIRAWVRMVENNGLEVLRHKPQNKTWTADERLKLVSQVLAGQSYTSVAISAGIHSGQLYQWVHKYKRMGYNGLVDKKRGRKSKGEANMKKDMKPAPLTESEREELIRLRAEVEYIKTENEVIKKEIALREEKWAAQLKAKKQRSLKNSKKKDTN, encoded by the coding sequence CGTTACAGTTATGAATTTAAAAGAATGTGTATTGAACTTTATCGATTAGGAAGGTATCCAGAAACACCTGATGGAGTACCAACGCAAAAATTTCGTAATGAGATTCGTGCTTGGGTAAGAATGGTTGAAAATAATGGACTGGAAGTATTACGCCATAAACCTCAGAATAAAACCTGGACAGCAGATGAACGTTTAAAGCTGGTATCACAAGTTTTAGCAGGACAATCCTATACCTCTGTAGCAATCTCAGCGGGGATTCATTCAGGACAACTTTATCAATGGGTTCACAAATATAAACGAATGGGATATAATGGCCTTGTAGATAAGAAAAGAGGAAGGAAATCTAAAGGGGAGGCCAATATGAAGAAAGATATGAAACCCGCACCGCTCACTGAATCAGAACGTGAAGAACTTATTCGTCTTCGCGCTGAAGTAGAATATATTAAAACAGAAAATGAAGTAATAAAAAAAGAAATTGCCTTGAGAGAGGAAAAATGGGCTGCACAACTCAAGGCGAAAAAGCAGCGATCGTTAAAGAACTCAAAGAAAAAGGATACAAATTAA